The genome window GCCGACCGCGTCTATGTCCGACTGACTCGAGCGCGATTTCGTGGAGAGAGCTTCCCGGTGTGCCTGGAGGTGCTGGACACCTCTTACAATCGCGGACTGGAGATCGAGGGCGGCGGAGGGGATACCGGTAAGGCGCGCGTGTACTCTGGCGTTTTTGTCAAGGCGGTGAATGAGTTTGAGTGAAGTGCCGCTGTTTGTCAGACCCCCGTGAGTCGCCAGCGGTGTTGCCGCTGGCTTGGTCCAGGAGAAACGTCGCGTGCATCATTCCGTGTCGGCCGTGCTGCTTTCCCTTCTACTCACAGGAGGAGAGGCGGCTCTGGCGCAGTCGCCCTCATCCACCGTAGGGCTGAGCATTCGGCGAATCGAGCTGGTCTCGGATGATGTTCAGCCAGCGGTTGAAGTAGCAGTGAGCCCGGGGCTCTCGACGATGCTTCTCTTTGATTCGGAGGTGAGCCGAGAGGGGCTGATGCTGGAGGGACGCGAGCGCTTCACGATGGTGGACGCTGGGCTCACTACCTTGCGCCTGATTCCGTCTGAGAAAATCTCGGCGGGAGAACGGCTTAAGCTGACTGTGCGTTTCCAGGATGGCGCGGCCCCAGCGAGTGCGACGTTTGTCCTGGTCTCGCATCCCGCACGGTCGGAGGCGCATGTCGAAGTCTATCGACGCAAGAGGAGCGTCGAGAACTACCAGGAAGAAGTCCGTCAGGCGCGCATTGAAGCAGAGAGGTGCAGGGAAGAGAATGAGCGCCTGCGCGCGGAGCGAAGTGTACCCGATGGAGTGACGGGACTCATCGCGACATCAGTCCTGGAAGGCCGCGGCATTGATTTCCGCGACGTGAGCAAGGTTGCCACCCTGGGCCCGGGAGGTGCAGCGGGCAAATCCTATGTCCGTACATACCGTACAGCTCGCAGGGTGGTTGTGGAGGTCGGCCTTGTGTCACGTGGGGATGAGCAACCGTGGACAGCAGTGGGGGCGACGCTCCGGGGCAGAGCCAACGGGGAGCTGAAGGTGCTTCAAGTGTGGCAGTCTGGCCCCGCGGCCTCCGGTGCGGCGGTCCAGCGAGCGGTGGTGGAGGCTGAGGTCGCATCCGAGTCCCCTCAAGGACCCTTCGCGCTCAAGCTCTGGGACGCAGACATGCGCCGCACCATCACCCTGAACAACATCACCTTCCCTTAACCCTGTCAG of Myxococcus virescens contains these proteins:
- a CDS encoding DUF2381 family protein is translated as MHHSVSAVLLSLLLTGGEAALAQSPSSTVGLSIRRIELVSDDVQPAVEVAVSPGLSTMLLFDSEVSREGLMLEGRERFTMVDAGLTTLRLIPSEKISAGERLKLTVRFQDGAAPASATFVLVSHPARSEAHVEVYRRKRSVENYQEEVRQARIEAERCREENERLRAERSVPDGVTGLIATSVLEGRGIDFRDVSKVATLGPGGAAGKSYVRTYRTARRVVVEVGLVSRGDEQPWTAVGATLRGRANGELKVLQVWQSGPAASGAAVQRAVVEAEVASESPQGPFALKLWDADMRRTITLNNITFP